A genomic segment from Nicotiana sylvestris chromosome 1, ASM39365v2, whole genome shotgun sequence encodes:
- the LOC104247696 gene encoding 2-hydroxyisoflavanone dehydratase-like: MAQNFTHLRFPLSFLIICLYIDSTLAEKAQNFYPFFRVDTDGTIHRYQEAKFVPPSFNPETGVQSKDVTILPEQNVSARLYLPKISGKNQKFPLLVYIHGGGFCTGSASSPMYDSYLHKLTAESNTVAVSIEYRLAPEYTIPACYDDSWAVMKWVEQGTDPWLKEHADFSRVYLAGDSAGANIAHNMMVRASEESHFSPTLIGMALIDPYFGNDKPDSLWTYLCPKTTGIYDPRFNPAAHPRLLSKLNCSKVLVCTAGKDFLRDRAWTYYENLKKSGWKGEVGIKEIEGEDHVFHLYNQTSEKAKILMKSVVDFLVYDDSSQQVNLGSKVSEFSMSLVVFAFNLFCLCIHKSS, encoded by the coding sequence ATGGCACAAAATTTCACTCATCTTCGTTTTCCTTTATCATTTCTGATTATTTGCCTATATATCGATTCGACCCTTGCGGAGAAAGCTCAGAACTTCTATCCATTTTTTAGGGTTGATACTGATGGAACTATTCACAGATATCAAGAGGCCAAGTTTGTCCCTCCATCATTCAATCCCGAAACAGGAGTCCAATCCAAAGATGTAACCATTTTGCCAGAACAAAATGTATCAGCGCGTCTTTACCTTCCCAAAATCAGTGGAAAAAACCAGAAATTTCCTCTGCTTGTATACATCCACGGGGGCGGATTCTGTACTGGGTCAGCTTCTTCTCCCATGTATGATAGTTACCTTCACAAGCTAACTGCTGAGAGTAATACAGTTGCTGTATCCATTGAGTACAGATTAGCACCAGAGTACACAATCCCAGCGTGTTATGATGATTCATGGGCTGTAATGAAATGGGTTGAGCAAGGGACAGATCCATGGCTCAAAGAACATGCTGATTTTTCACGAGTTTATTTGGCTGGTGATAGCGCCGGAGCTAATATTGCTCATAACATGATGGTTCGTGCAAGTGAGGAAAGTCATTTTTCCCCTACCCTAATTGGAATGGCACTAATTGATCCTTATTTCGGTAATGATAAGCCCGATTCACTTTGGACTTATTTATGCCCAAAAACCACTGGGATTTATGATCCAAGATTCAATCCAGCAGCTCATCCTAGGTTGCTGTCGAAGTTGAATTGCTCCAAGGTTTTAGTTTGTACTGCAGGTAAAGATTTTTTGAGGGACAGGGCTTGGACTTACTACGAGAACCTGAAGAAAAGTGGGTGGAAAGGTGAAGTTGGGATAAAGGAGATAGAAGGGGAGGATCATGTCTTCCATTTATATAACCAAACCTCCGAGAAAGCCAAGATCTTGATGAAATCGGTGGTCGACTTCTTGGTTTATGATGATTCTTCGCAACAAGTGAATTTAGGATCTAAAGTTAGTGAATTTAGCATGAGTTTAGTCGTATTTGCATTTAATCTTTTTTGCTTATGTATACATAAATCAAGTTAA
- the LOC104222845 gene encoding 2-hydroxyisoflavanone dehydratase-like, translated as MALHFTNLYFPLSVLIIICLYVNATLAGKAHNFYPLFKVDADGSIHRYQETKYVPPSYNHKTVVQSKDVNILPEQNVSARLYLPKISGKNQKIPLLLYIHGGGFCVQSAFSPMYDSYLHKLTAEANVIAVSIDYRLAPEHPIPSCYDDSWAVMKWVEQRTDPWLKEHADFSRVYLAGDSAGANIAHNMMVRASEESHFLPSLVGMVLVDPYFGNDKPDTLWTYLCPKTTGIYDPRFNPAVHPRLLSKLNCSKILVCTAGKDFLRDRAWTYYETVRKSGWKGEVGIKEIQGEGHVFHLFNQTSQKANVLMKSLVEFLV; from the coding sequence ATGGCACTACATTTCACTAATCTTTATTTTCCTTTATCTGTTCTAATAATTATCTGCCTATATGTGAATGCGACCCTTGCTGGAAAAGCTCACAACTTTTATCCCCTTTTTAAGGTTGATGCTGATGGCAGTATACACAGGTATCAAGAGACCAAGTATGTCCCTCCATCGTACAATCACAAAACAGTGGTCCAATCCAAAGATGTAAATATTTTGCCTGAACAAAACGTATCAGCGCGTCTTTACCTTCCCAAAATCAGTGGAAAAAACCAAAAAATTCCTCTCCTTTTATACATCCACGGCGGTGGCTTCTGTGTTCAGTCAGCATTTTCTCCCATGTATGATAGTTATCTCCACAAGCTAACGGCTGAGGCCAATGTAATCGCCGTATCAATTGATTACAGACTAGCGCCAGAACACCCAATTCCTTCATGTTATGATGATTCTTGGGCTGTCATGAAATGGGTTGAGCAAAGAACAGATCCCTGGCTCAAAGAACATGCCGATTTTTCACGAGTTTATTTGGCTGGTGATAGCGCTGGGGCTAATATTGCTCATAACATGATGGTTCGTGCAAGTGAGGAAAGTCATTTTCTGCCTTCCCTAGTGGGAATGGTACTGGTTGATCCCTATTTCGGCAACGATAAGCCTGATACACTTTGGACTTATTTATGCCCAAAAACTACCGGGATTTATGATCCAAGATTCAATCCAGCAGTTCATCCTAGGTTGCTGTCGAAATTGAATTGCTCCAAGATTTTAGTTTGTACCGCAGGCAAAGATTTTTTGAGAGACAGGGCTTGGACTTATTACGAGACGGTGAGAAAAAGTGGGTGGAAAGGTGAAGTGGGGATAAAGGAGATACAAGGGGAGGGGCATGTCTTCCATTTATTTAACCAAACCTCCCAGAAAGCCAACGTCTTGATGAAATCCCTGGTCGAATTCTTGGTCTAG